The following coding sequences lie in one Phycicoccus duodecadis genomic window:
- the gltB gene encoding glutamate synthase large subunit yields the protein MSVASFSAQPADVGLYRRQHEHDACGVAMVATMRGTAGHDIVVHALDALRNLDHRGATGADPLVGDGAGILTQIPDAFFRAVVGTELPGAGSYAAGMVYLPADEAARRAAEARIEEIAASEGLQVLAWRDVPVVPDLVGAAARETMPFFRQLFVASHDRREGVALDRLAFALRKRAEREGEVYFPSLSSRTIVYKGMLTTGQLEPFFPDLSDERFATELALVHSRFSTNTFPSWPLAHPYRLIAHNGEINTVKGNRNWMHARESQLASDVLAGDLARLSPICSPEASDSASFDEVLELIHLGGRSLPHAVLMMIPEAWENHESMDPARKAFYEFHSTFMEPWDGPACVAFTDGTLVGAVLDRNGLRPGRYWVTDDGLVVLASEAGVLDLEPERVVRRGRLQPGRMFLVDTAAGRIVSDDEVKSGLAGEHPYEEWLHAGLLELGDLPEREHIVHTAASVARRQRTFGYTEEELKILVAPMARSGAEALGSMGTDTPIAVLSDRPRLVFDYFTQLFAQVTNPPLDAIREELVTSLASTIGPEGNLLDAGAAHARQVVLPFPVIDNDELAKIVHINADGDLPGFETLVVRGTYDVSGGEASLRARLHEIFDEVSEAIAAGVRFVVLSDRDSDGDLAPIPSLLLTSAVHHHLIREKTRTQVGLIVEAGDVREVHHVALLIGYGAAAINPYLAMESVEDMVRRGDITEVTEEKAVANLIKALGKGVLKVMSKMGISTVASYRGAQVFEAIGLSQELVDEFFTGTVSQLGGIGLGVLAAETAARHEMAYPPDGIRQAHRKLVVGGEYQWRREGEPHLFDPETVFRLQHATRQRRYDVFKQYTQRIDEQSGRLMTLRGLFRLGGVEAREPVPLDEVESVASIVQRFSTGAMSYGSISQEAHETLAVAMNRLKARSNTGEGGEDPDRLVDPVRRSAIKQVASGRFGVTSLYLTHSDDIQIKMAQGAKPGEGGQLPGPKVYPWVAKTRHSTPGVGLISPPPHHDIYSIEDLAQLIHDLKNANPQARIHVKLVSEMGVGTVAAGVSKAHADVVLISGNDGGTGASPLTSLKHAGGPWELGLAETQQTLVLNGLRDRIVVQVDGQLKTGRDVVIAALLGAEEFGFATAPLVVSGCILMRVCHLDTCPVGIATQNPELRARFSGAPEFVETFFEYIAEEVREHLAALGFRTLEEAVGQIQHLDVAKAVEHWKASGLDLAPILTQVTSPDGSGVRHRVGQDHGLEKALDHQLIAAARDAIDHGEPVAASFAIRNVNRTVGTMLGHEVTKVHSEGLPDGTIDIALTGSAGQSLGAFLPAGITLRLEGDANDYVGKGLSGGRVVVRPAPGSALVAEDNVIAGNVIGYGATSGELFLRGRVGERFCVRNSGATAVVEGVGDHGLEYMTGGVALILGPTGRNVAAGMSGGLAYVLDLDPARVNPELVDLRPLRPADEDAVHDLLERHHRWTDSAVAARLLADWGSARSAFTLVLPRMYQRVLDVRATAQKEGLDPDGAQVWERIMEASRG from the coding sequence TGTTCGTCGCCTCCCACGACCGCCGCGAGGGGGTGGCGCTCGACCGCCTCGCGTTCGCCCTGCGCAAGCGCGCCGAGCGGGAGGGCGAGGTCTACTTCCCGTCGCTGTCGTCGCGCACCATCGTCTACAAGGGGATGCTGACCACCGGCCAGCTCGAGCCGTTCTTCCCCGACCTGTCCGACGAGCGGTTCGCCACCGAGCTGGCGCTGGTGCACTCCCGCTTCTCGACCAACACCTTCCCGAGCTGGCCGCTGGCCCACCCCTACCGGCTCATCGCCCACAACGGCGAGATCAACACGGTCAAGGGGAACCGCAACTGGATGCACGCCCGCGAGAGCCAGCTGGCGTCCGACGTGCTCGCCGGCGACCTGGCGCGCCTCTCGCCGATCTGCAGCCCCGAGGCCTCCGACTCCGCGTCGTTCGACGAGGTGCTCGAGCTCATCCACCTGGGCGGCCGTTCGCTGCCGCACGCCGTCCTCATGATGATCCCGGAGGCCTGGGAGAACCACGAGTCGATGGACCCCGCCCGCAAGGCGTTCTACGAGTTCCACTCCACCTTCATGGAGCCCTGGGACGGCCCCGCCTGCGTCGCGTTCACCGACGGCACCCTGGTCGGTGCCGTGCTCGACCGCAACGGGCTGCGTCCCGGGCGCTACTGGGTCACCGACGACGGCCTGGTCGTGCTCGCCTCCGAGGCCGGGGTCCTCGACCTCGAGCCCGAGCGGGTCGTGCGTCGCGGGCGGCTCCAGCCGGGGCGGATGTTCCTCGTCGACACGGCCGCGGGCCGCATCGTCAGCGACGACGAGGTCAAGTCCGGCCTCGCGGGCGAGCACCCCTACGAGGAGTGGCTGCACGCCGGCCTCCTCGAGCTCGGCGACCTCCCCGAGCGCGAGCACATCGTGCACACGGCCGCCTCGGTGGCCCGCCGGCAGCGCACCTTCGGCTACACCGAGGAGGAGCTGAAGATCCTGGTGGCGCCGATGGCGCGCAGCGGTGCCGAGGCGCTGGGCTCGATGGGTACCGACACCCCGATCGCGGTGCTCTCCGACCGGCCGCGCCTGGTGTTCGACTACTTCACCCAGCTGTTCGCCCAGGTCACCAACCCCCCGCTCGACGCCATCCGCGAGGAGCTCGTCACCTCGCTCGCCAGCACCATCGGGCCCGAGGGCAACCTGCTCGACGCGGGTGCGGCGCACGCCCGCCAGGTCGTGCTGCCGTTCCCGGTCATCGACAACGACGAGCTGGCCAAGATCGTCCACATCAACGCCGACGGCGACCTGCCGGGCTTCGAGACCCTCGTCGTCCGCGGCACCTACGACGTCAGCGGCGGCGAGGCCTCGCTGCGGGCGCGCCTGCACGAGATCTTCGACGAGGTGTCCGAGGCCATCGCCGCGGGGGTGCGCTTCGTCGTGCTCTCGGACCGCGACTCCGACGGCGACCTCGCACCCATCCCGTCGCTGCTGCTCACCTCGGCCGTGCACCACCACCTGATCCGCGAGAAGACCCGCACCCAGGTCGGGCTCATCGTCGAGGCCGGCGACGTGCGCGAGGTCCACCACGTCGCCCTGCTCATCGGCTACGGCGCGGCCGCGATCAACCCCTACCTCGCCATGGAGAGCGTCGAGGACATGGTCCGGCGCGGCGACATCACCGAGGTCACCGAGGAGAAGGCGGTCGCCAACCTCATCAAGGCGCTCGGCAAGGGCGTGCTCAAGGTGATGTCGAAGATGGGCATCTCGACCGTCGCGTCCTACCGCGGCGCGCAGGTCTTCGAGGCCATCGGCCTCTCCCAGGAGCTCGTCGACGAGTTCTTCACCGGCACCGTCAGCCAGCTCGGCGGCATCGGGCTGGGCGTCCTGGCCGCCGAGACCGCGGCGCGCCACGAGATGGCCTACCCGCCCGACGGCATCCGCCAGGCGCACCGCAAGCTCGTCGTGGGCGGCGAGTACCAGTGGCGCCGCGAGGGCGAGCCGCACCTGTTCGACCCCGAGACCGTCTTCCGTCTCCAGCACGCCACCCGGCAGCGGCGCTACGACGTCTTCAAGCAGTACACCCAGCGCATCGACGAGCAGTCCGGCCGGCTGATGACGCTGCGTGGCCTCTTCCGCCTCGGGGGCGTCGAGGCGCGCGAGCCCGTGCCGCTCGACGAGGTCGAGTCGGTGGCCTCGATCGTGCAGCGCTTCTCGACGGGCGCGATGAGCTACGGCTCGATCAGCCAGGAGGCGCACGAGACCCTGGCCGTGGCGATGAACCGCCTCAAGGCGCGCTCCAACACCGGTGAGGGCGGGGAGGACCCCGACCGCCTCGTCGACCCGGTGCGCCGCTCGGCCATCAAGCAGGTGGCCTCGGGCCGCTTCGGCGTGACCTCGCTCTACCTGACCCACAGCGACGACATCCAGATCAAGATGGCGCAGGGCGCCAAGCCCGGTGAGGGCGGCCAGCTGCCCGGGCCCAAGGTCTACCCCTGGGTGGCCAAGACCCGGCACTCCACCCCCGGGGTCGGGCTCATCAGCCCGCCGCCGCACCACGACATCTACTCGATCGAGGACCTCGCGCAGCTCATCCACGACCTCAAGAACGCCAACCCGCAGGCGCGCATCCACGTCAAGCTCGTCTCCGAGATGGGCGTCGGCACGGTCGCCGCGGGGGTCAGCAAGGCGCACGCCGACGTCGTGCTCATCTCGGGCAACGACGGCGGCACCGGCGCCAGCCCGCTGACCAGCCTCAAGCACGCCGGCGGCCCCTGGGAGCTCGGTCTGGCCGAGACCCAGCAGACGCTGGTGCTCAACGGGCTGCGCGACCGCATCGTGGTGCAGGTCGACGGGCAGCTCAAGACCGGCCGCGACGTCGTCATCGCCGCGCTGCTGGGCGCCGAGGAGTTCGGCTTCGCCACCGCGCCGCTCGTGGTGTCGGGCTGCATCCTGATGCGGGTCTGCCACCTCGACACCTGCCCGGTCGGCATCGCCACCCAGAACCCCGAGCTGCGGGCGCGCTTCTCCGGGGCGCCCGAGTTCGTCGAGACCTTCTTCGAGTACATCGCCGAGGAGGTCCGCGAGCACCTGGCGGCCCTCGGGTTCCGCACGCTCGAGGAGGCCGTCGGCCAGATCCAGCACCTCGACGTCGCCAAGGCCGTCGAGCACTGGAAGGCCTCGGGCCTCGACCTCGCGCCGATCCTGACCCAGGTCACCAGCCCCGACGGCTCCGGCGTCCGGCACCGGGTGGGCCAGGACCACGGCCTCGAGAAGGCGCTCGACCACCAGCTGATCGCCGCCGCGCGCGACGCCATCGACCACGGCGAGCCCGTGGCCGCGAGCTTCGCCATCCGCAACGTCAACCGCACCGTCGGCACGATGCTCGGCCACGAGGTCACCAAGGTGCACTCCGAGGGGCTGCCCGACGGCACCATCGACATCGCGCTCACCGGGTCGGCCGGGCAGAGCCTCGGCGCGTTCCTGCCCGCCGGGATCACCCTCCGGCTCGAGGGCGACGCCAACGACTACGTCGGCAAGGGCCTCTCGGGCGGGCGCGTCGTCGTCCGGCCCGCCCCGGGGTCGGCGCTGGTCGCCGAGGACAACGTCATCGCCGGCAACGTCATCGGCTACGGCGCCACCTCGGGCGAGCTGTTCCTCCGCGGCCGGGTGGGCGAGCGCTTCTGCGTCCGCAACTCCGGGGCCACCGCGGTCGTCGAGGGGGTGGGCGACCACGGCCTCGAGTACATGACCGGGGGAGTGGCGCTGATCCTCGGGCCCACCGGGCGCAACGTCGCGGCCGGGATGTCCGGCGGCCTCGCCTACGTCCTCGACCTCGACCCGGCACGGGTCAACCCCGAGCTCGTCGACCTGCGCCCCCTGCGCCCGGCCGACGAGGACGCGGTGCACGACCTCCTCGAGCGCCACCACCGGTGGACCGACTCGGCGGTGGCCGCGCGCCTCCTGGCCGACTGGGGCAGTGCCCGGTCGGCGTTCACCCTGGTCCTCCCACGCATGTACCAGCGCGTCCTCGACGTGCGGGCCACGGCGCAGAAGGAGGGCCTCGACCCCGACGGCGCCCAGGTGTGGGAGCGGATCATGGAGGCCTCCCGTGGCTGA